From Streptomyces yatensis, one genomic window encodes:
- a CDS encoding NUDIX hydrolase, giving the protein MSLHQDAARVLTEWPAPDAAQERLRRHYGDHLAAYPDGMWKACGDGHITASALVVDPERERVLLTLHRKLRMWLQMGGHCEPDDSTLAAAALREATEESGIEGLTLLPGGPVRLDRHHTPCAWHLDVQYAAVAPRGAVAAISDESLDLRWFDYDEVADVADESVRHLVTRTRALL; this is encoded by the coding sequence GTGAGTCTGCACCAGGACGCGGCGCGGGTGCTCACCGAGTGGCCCGCGCCCGATGCCGCCCAGGAGCGGCTGCGGCGGCATTACGGCGACCATCTGGCCGCGTATCCGGACGGCATGTGGAAGGCGTGCGGGGACGGCCACATCACGGCGAGCGCCCTGGTGGTCGACCCGGAGCGGGAGCGCGTGCTGCTCACCCTGCACCGGAAGCTGCGGATGTGGCTGCAGATGGGCGGCCACTGCGAGCCGGACGACAGCACGCTCGCGGCCGCGGCGCTGCGCGAGGCCACCGAGGAGTCCGGGATCGAGGGGCTGACGCTGCTGCCGGGCGGCCCGGTGCGGCTCGACCGGCACCACACCCCCTGCGCCTGGCATCTGGACGTCCAGTACGCGGCGGTCGCGCCCCGGGGCGCGGTGGCGGCGATCAGCGACGAGTCACTGGATCTGCGCTGGTTCGACTACGACGAGGTGGCGGACGTGGCCGATGAGTCGGTGCGGCACCTGGTGACGCGCACCCGCGCGCTGCTCTGA
- a CDS encoding YlbL family protein: MPRRTATMLASLLMLIALLCAGVLIPVPYAEMSPGPTYNTLGEHNGECVLQISGRKNCETTGGHLNMTTVRVTGSEYRMNLVEAVYGWLAHDDVVVPHSTLYPDDKTPDQVDQQNAEEFTQSQESAKVAALRALKKPVTAHVIVGAVQKGAPAQGKLHAGDVIKSVDGTAVREPDDVAKLVTKHKPGQKVTFSVVPAKDVAAAEKRGKQPTGEERVTITTAKADQGRSRAIVGIQAGVDYTFPFRIDIKLADVGGPSAGLMFALGIVDRLSAGDLTGGKYIAGTGTIDDKGTVGPIGGIEMKTIGARDAGAQYFLTPKENCAAAAKDVPGGLRLVKVHTIDDALKALEKIRKGDTAGLPKCTTG, from the coding sequence ATGCCACGCCGCACTGCGACGATGCTCGCCTCCCTTCTGATGCTGATCGCGCTGCTCTGCGCAGGAGTGCTGATCCCGGTGCCGTACGCGGAGATGTCTCCCGGGCCGACGTACAACACCCTGGGCGAGCACAACGGGGAGTGCGTGCTGCAGATCTCGGGCCGCAAGAACTGCGAGACCACGGGTGGCCATCTGAACATGACCACGGTCCGCGTCACCGGCTCCGAGTACCGGATGAACCTCGTGGAGGCCGTCTACGGCTGGCTGGCGCACGATGACGTGGTCGTGCCGCACAGCACCCTCTACCCGGACGACAAGACCCCGGACCAGGTCGACCAGCAGAACGCCGAGGAGTTCACCCAGTCCCAGGAGTCCGCCAAGGTCGCGGCGCTGCGGGCGCTGAAGAAGCCGGTCACCGCGCATGTCATCGTCGGGGCCGTCCAGAAGGGCGCCCCGGCCCAGGGCAAGCTGCACGCGGGCGATGTGATCAAGTCGGTGGACGGCACCGCGGTGCGCGAGCCCGATGACGTCGCCAAGCTGGTCACCAAGCACAAGCCGGGCCAGAAGGTGACCTTCTCGGTCGTCCCGGCCAAGGACGTGGCAGCGGCGGAGAAGCGCGGCAAGCAGCCCACCGGCGAGGAGCGCGTCACGATCACCACCGCGAAGGCGGACCAGGGCCGCTCCCGCGCCATCGTGGGCATCCAGGCCGGGGTCGACTACACCTTCCCGTTCCGGATCGACATCAAGCTGGCGGACGTGGGCGGGCCCAGCGCGGGTCTGATGTTCGCGCTCGGGATCGTGGACCGGCTGTCGGCCGGCGACCTCACCGGCGGGAAGTACATCGCGGGCACCGGCACCATCGACGACAAGGGCACGGTCGGCCCGATCGGCGGGATCGAGATGAAGACGATCGGCGCGCGCGACGCGGGCGCGCAGTACTTCCTCACGCCCAAGGAGAACTGCGCGGCCGCCGCCAAGGACGTGCCGGGCGGGCTGAGGCTGGTCAAGGTGCACACGATCGACGACGCCCTCAAGGCGCTCGAGAAGATCCGTAAGGGGGACACCGCCGGTCTGCCGAAGTGCACGACGGGCTGA
- a CDS encoding ThiF family adenylyltransferase, whose protein sequence is MHPMLKPALRRGWRSRDTVQFGVARAHAVVMGPVDTATGSFLELLDGTRGLPLLRQEARAIGLPEGRADALVDRLAAAGLLDEPRDGGEPAAALDRLRPDAGALSVLHPEPGAAARLLAARRATRVQVRGAGRVGAAVAAALSGSGIGRVDVVDGGCVEPWDVAPGGLSADQVGERRDVAARRVVRQTAPGPLPRRSARERTSSEERAPSAEHGLALVVIAPRDGLAAYAPDPEPAQPLLVSGTPHLYAGVIEATGVVGPLVVPGMTPCAGCAAAGRAEREPAWPRMLAQWRSGRRRTAPACDAALSMVVAGLTAVQALAFLDGRPSGGAGVRWELALPSLVWEARPVVAHPGCGCGAAGEEDAVYASAAEAPHATMSG, encoded by the coding sequence ATGCATCCGATGCTCAAGCCCGCGCTGCGGCGCGGCTGGCGAAGCCGGGACACGGTCCAGTTCGGGGTGGCCCGGGCGCATGCGGTGGTGATGGGGCCGGTGGACACGGCCACGGGCAGCTTTCTGGAGCTGCTGGACGGCACCCGCGGTCTGCCGCTGCTGCGGCAGGAGGCCCGGGCCATCGGCCTGCCGGAGGGGCGGGCCGACGCACTGGTGGACCGGCTGGCGGCGGCCGGTCTGCTGGACGAGCCGAGGGACGGCGGTGAGCCAGCCGCGGCCCTGGACCGGCTGCGCCCCGACGCGGGGGCGCTCTCGGTGCTGCATCCCGAGCCCGGCGCAGCGGCGCGGCTGCTCGCCGCGCGGCGGGCGACGCGGGTGCAGGTGCGGGGCGCCGGCCGGGTCGGGGCGGCGGTCGCGGCCGCGCTCTCGGGCTCGGGGATCGGCCGGGTCGATGTGGTGGACGGGGGATGTGTCGAGCCCTGGGATGTGGCTCCCGGCGGACTGTCCGCCGATCAGGTCGGGGAGCGCCGGGATGTGGCCGCGCGCCGCGTGGTGCGGCAGACCGCACCCGGTCCGCTGCCGCGCCGGTCGGCGCGGGAGCGGACCTCCTCGGAAGAGCGGGCCCCCTCGGCAGAGCACGGTCTGGCCCTTGTGGTGATCGCCCCGCGTGACGGCCTCGCCGCCTACGCACCGGATCCGGAGCCGGCCCAGCCGCTTCTCGTCTCCGGGACACCCCATCTCTACGCGGGAGTCATCGAGGCCACGGGAGTGGTCGGGCCGCTGGTGGTGCCGGGCATGACGCCCTGTGCGGGCTGTGCCGCGGCGGGCCGTGCCGAGCGGGAGCCCGCCTGGCCGCGGATGCTCGCGCAGTGGCGGTCCGGGCGGCGGAGGACCGCCCCGGCCTGTGACGCGGCGCTGTCGATGGTGGTGGCGGGGCTCACCGCGGTGCAGGCGCTGGCGTTCCTCGACGGCCGGCCTTCCGGGGGCGCGGGGGTCCGGTGGGAATTGGCGCTTCCCTCCCTCGTCTGGGAGGCGCGCCCGGTCGTAGCACATCCCGGCTGCGGCTGCGGAGCGGCCGGGGAGGAGGATGCCGTATATGCCTCGGCCGCAGAGGCACCGCACGCGACAATGTCCGGGTGA
- a CDS encoding zinc-dependent metalloprotease, whose product MSDTPFGFGLPPEEPEDGDDGKKKGGQGGEQGPANPFGFGGGPGGAGGADNPFAAMFGSLNPGDLGAAFQQLGQMLSYEGGPVNWDMAKDIARQTVARGTADGSKDESVGPADRAAVQEAVRLADLWLDGVTSLPSGSGSAVAWSRAEWVEATLPVWKDLVDPVAERVGAAMGDVLPEEMQAMAGPLLGMMRSMGGAMFGTQIGQALGVLAGEVVGSTDIGLPLGPAGKAALLPVNIAALGSGLGVPKEEVRLYLALREAAHQRLFAHVPWLRSHLFGAVEGYARGIKVDTAKLEDAVGQLDPTHPEQLQEALQQGMFQPEDTPEQKAALARLETALALVEGWVDAVVHAAAKPHLPSADALRETLRRRRASGGPAEQTFATLIGLELRPRRLRDASRLWASLTDARGLEGRDGLWAHPDMLPTAQDLDDPDGFVHGEQLDFSELDKMLGEAAGGEDRKDGPERPDLRKDDPDRPDLRKDGESGESGEDDDRGDGEK is encoded by the coding sequence GTGAGTGACACCCCATTCGGATTCGGCCTTCCGCCGGAGGAGCCGGAGGACGGCGACGACGGCAAGAAGAAGGGCGGCCAGGGCGGCGAGCAGGGCCCCGCGAATCCCTTCGGGTTCGGCGGCGGACCCGGCGGAGCGGGCGGCGCGGACAATCCGTTCGCCGCGATGTTCGGTTCGCTGAATCCGGGCGACCTGGGCGCCGCCTTCCAGCAGCTCGGGCAGATGCTCTCCTACGAGGGCGGCCCGGTGAACTGGGACATGGCCAAGGACATCGCGCGCCAGACGGTGGCGCGCGGCACCGCCGACGGCAGTAAGGACGAGAGCGTCGGGCCCGCGGATCGCGCCGCGGTCCAGGAGGCCGTGCGCCTGGCCGATCTGTGGCTGGACGGCGTCACCTCGCTGCCCTCGGGCTCCGGGAGCGCCGTGGCCTGGAGCCGCGCCGAATGGGTCGAGGCGACCCTGCCGGTGTGGAAGGACCTGGTGGACCCGGTCGCCGAGCGGGTCGGCGCCGCCATGGGCGATGTGCTGCCCGAGGAGATGCAGGCCATGGCCGGCCCGCTGCTCGGGATGATGCGCTCGATGGGCGGCGCCATGTTCGGCACCCAGATCGGGCAGGCGCTGGGCGTGCTGGCCGGCGAGGTGGTCGGCTCGACCGATATCGGGCTGCCGCTGGGCCCGGCGGGCAAGGCGGCCCTGCTGCCGGTCAACATCGCGGCGCTCGGCTCCGGCCTCGGCGTGCCCAAGGAAGAGGTCCGGCTGTATCTGGCCCTGCGCGAGGCGGCCCACCAGCGGCTCTTCGCCCATGTGCCGTGGCTGCGCTCGCACCTCTTCGGCGCGGTCGAGGGGTACGCCCGCGGCATCAAGGTCGACACCGCCAAGCTGGAGGACGCGGTCGGCCAGCTCGACCCGACCCACCCCGAGCAGCTGCAGGAGGCCCTGCAGCAGGGCATGTTCCAGCCCGAGGACACCCCCGAGCAGAAGGCCGCCCTGGCGCGTCTGGAGACCGCTCTGGCCCTGGTCGAGGGCTGGGTGGACGCGGTGGTGCACGCCGCCGCCAAGCCCCATCTGCCCTCCGCCGACGCCCTGCGCGAGACGCTGCGGCGGCGCCGGGCGAGCGGCGGCCCCGCCGAGCAGACCTTCGCCACGCTGATCGGCCTGGAGCTGCGGCCGCGCCGGCTGCGGGACGCCTCCCGGCTGTGGGCCTCGCTGACCGACGCCCGGGGCCTGGAGGGGCGCGACGGGCTGTGGGCGCATCCGGACATGCTGCCGACGGCGCAGGACCTCGACGACCCGGACGGCTTCGTCCACGGCGAGCAGCTGGACTTCTCCGAGCTGGACAAGATGCTCGGCGAGGCGGCGGGCGGTGAGGACCGTAAGGACGGCCCCGAGCGCCCCGACCTCCGTAAGGACGACCCCGACCGTCCCGACCTCCGTAAGGACGGCGAGAGCGGCGAGAGCGGCGAGGACGACGACCGGGGCGACGGCGAGAAGTGA
- a CDS encoding AIM24 family protein produces the protein MQSPLFAFTEAQTQDRYALQNPQLLRVALSGHEDVLARKGSMVAYQGLIEFDGEYQTPGQRRTRSRAGEGLDLMRCSGQGTVYLANLAQHIHVMDVDHDGLTVDSSYVLALDSTLHWETIAVDSQYGISGSGKYNLNISGRGKVALMTSGQPLLLQVTPDKYVNVDADAIVAWSSSLRVQMQAQTHSSGVWRRRGNTGEGWELSFLGQGYALVQPSELLPPQNAVVGGGMAAQFGMGQQGARGQNQGNIFSN, from the coding sequence ATGCAGAGCCCGCTTTTCGCCTTCACCGAGGCCCAGACGCAGGACCGCTACGCGCTGCAGAACCCGCAGCTGCTGCGGGTCGCCCTGAGCGGCCATGAGGATGTGCTCGCCCGTAAGGGCAGCATGGTCGCCTATCAGGGGCTCATCGAGTTCGACGGCGAGTACCAGACGCCGGGGCAGCGCAGGACCCGCAGCCGCGCCGGTGAGGGTCTGGACCTGATGCGCTGCTCCGGGCAGGGCACGGTCTACCTCGCCAACCTCGCCCAGCACATCCATGTGATGGACGTGGACCACGACGGGCTGACCGTCGACAGCTCCTATGTGCTCGCGCTCGACTCCACGCTGCACTGGGAGACGATCGCGGTGGACAGCCAGTACGGGATCTCCGGCTCCGGCAAGTACAACCTCAACATCTCCGGCCGCGGCAAGGTCGCGCTCATGACCTCGGGGCAGCCGCTGCTGCTCCAGGTCACCCCCGACAAGTACGTCAATGTCGACGCGGACGCCATCGTCGCCTGGTCCAGCTCGCTGCGGGTCCAGATGCAGGCGCAGACGCACTCCTCGGGCGTCTGGCGGCGGCGCGGCAACACCGGCGAGGGCTGGGAGCTCAGCTTCCTCGGCCAGGGGTACGCCCTGGTGCAGCCCAGTGAGCTGCTCCCGCCGCAGAACGCGGTGGTCGGGGGCGGCATGGCAGCGCAGTTCGGCATGGGCCAGCAGGGCGCCCGCGGTCAGAACCAGGGCAACATCTTCAGCAACTGA
- a CDS encoding M48 metallopeptidase family protein has product MPADPSSRTTGESSRSAASAPRTVPSPQSRGSGASAVEVRRSTRRRRTVSAYREGDRTVVLIPARMSEAEEQRWVGVMLDKLAAQESKRMLGDAELAARAELLSGQYLGGRARPATVRWVTNQNTRWGSCTPAEGSIRLSHRLQGMPEYVVDYVLLHELAHLLVPGHGRRFWQLLEAYPRTERARGYLEGVVAAGRLPHLTGPGDDQP; this is encoded by the coding sequence GTGCCCGCCGATCCGTCCTCTCGCACCACGGGGGAGAGCTCCCGCAGCGCCGCGAGCGCACCGCGCACCGTCCCGAGCCCGCAGAGCCGCGGCTCGGGCGCGAGCGCGGTCGAGGTCCGCAGGAGCACCCGGCGGCGCAGGACGGTCTCCGCCTATCGCGAGGGCGACCGCACCGTCGTCCTCATCCCCGCCCGGATGTCCGAGGCGGAGGAGCAGCGCTGGGTGGGCGTCATGCTGGACAAGCTGGCCGCGCAGGAGAGCAAGCGGATGCTGGGCGACGCGGAGCTGGCCGCCCGCGCCGAGCTGCTCTCCGGCCAGTACCTGGGCGGGCGGGCCCGGCCCGCCACCGTCCGCTGGGTCACCAACCAGAACACCCGCTGGGGGTCGTGCACCCCCGCCGAGGGCAGCATCCGTCTCTCGCACCGGCTCCAGGGCATGCCCGAGTACGTCGTGGACTATGTGCTCCTCCACGAGCTGGCCCATCTGCTGGTGCCGGGCCACGGCCGGCGCTTCTGGCAGCTCCTGGAGGCGTATCCGCGGACCGAGCGGGCGCGGGGCTATCTCGAAGGGGTGGTCGCCGCCGGGCGGTTGCCGCACCTCACCGGGCCCGGGGACGACCAGCCGTAG
- a CDS encoding NAD-dependent epimerase/dehydratase family protein codes for MSSPDREVRAARNDTARTARRPVVAVTGAASGPGALLTQRLAESEEVKQVLAIDERRGEVSEAQWHVLDVRDPAIAEKLRGADVVVHLAVDLDLGTDAAARTAYNVRGTQTVLTAAAAAGVRRVVLCTSAMVYGALPDNAVPLAEDAELRATAEATGVGDLLEIERLGERAPRAHPGLNVTVVRPAILVGGTDTALTRYFESPRLLVVAGSRPTWQFCHVEDLVGALEYAALEKVEGELAVGCEGWLEQEEVEELSGIRRMELPSAVALGAASRLHRLGLTPSPAGDLAYTMHPWAISGSRLHAAGWRPRWTNEEVLAELLEEVSGRHTVAGRRLGRKDATTLGAAGATVALVGTAAIVRRARKARRRA; via the coding sequence GTGAGTTCCCCAGACCGAGAAGTTCGCGCTGCGCGAAACGATACGGCTCGCACCGCACGACGGCCCGTCGTGGCGGTGACCGGTGCCGCCTCGGGCCCAGGTGCCCTGCTCACGCAGCGGCTCGCGGAGTCCGAAGAGGTCAAGCAGGTCCTGGCCATCGATGAACGCCGCGGTGAGGTGAGCGAGGCGCAGTGGCATGTGCTGGACGTCCGCGATCCGGCCATCGCCGAGAAGCTGCGCGGCGCGGACGTGGTGGTCCACCTCGCCGTCGACCTGGACCTGGGCACCGACGCGGCCGCCCGCACCGCTTACAACGTGCGCGGCACCCAGACCGTTCTCACGGCCGCCGCGGCGGCGGGGGTGCGCCGGGTGGTGCTGTGCACCTCGGCGATGGTCTACGGGGCGCTCCCGGACAACGCCGTGCCGCTCGCCGAGGACGCGGAGCTGCGGGCGACCGCCGAGGCCACCGGTGTCGGCGATCTGCTGGAGATCGAGAGGCTCGGGGAGCGCGCGCCCCGGGCGCATCCGGGGCTGAATGTCACCGTGGTGCGCCCGGCGATCCTGGTCGGCGGCACGGACACCGCGCTCACCCGCTACTTCGAGTCACCGCGTCTGCTGGTCGTCGCCGGATCCCGTCCCACCTGGCAGTTCTGCCATGTGGAGGACCTGGTCGGGGCGCTGGAGTACGCCGCCCTGGAGAAGGTCGAGGGCGAGCTGGCGGTCGGTTGCGAGGGCTGGCTGGAGCAGGAGGAGGTCGAGGAGCTGTCCGGAATCCGGCGCATGGAGCTGCCCTCGGCGGTCGCCCTGGGCGCCGCCTCCCGGCTGCACCGGCTCGGTCTGACGCCGTCCCCGGCCGGCGATCTCGCGTACACCATGCATCCGTGGGCGATCAGCGGCAGCAGGCTGCACGCGGCGGGCTGGCGGCCGCGCTGGACCAACGAGGAGGTCCTGGCGGAGCTGCTGGAGGAGGTCTCCGGCCGCCATACGGTCGCCGGTCGGCGTCTGGGCCGTAAGGACGCCACGACGCTCGGCGCCGCGGGTGCGACCGTGGCCCTGGTGGGCACCGCGGCGATCGTGCGCCGCGCCCGTAAGGCGCGCCGCCGCGCCTGA
- a CDS encoding molybdenum cofactor biosynthesis protein MoaE encodes MAHSYDHPGELAAANPIRLLAVRDTPLSVDEVFGAVGDAAAGGTALFVGTVRNHDGGAEVGALGYSAHPTAEAELRRVAEKVAADFPVRALAAVHRVGDLAIGDLAVVVAVSCPHRAEAFAACRRLIDDLKREVPIWKHQSFADGTEEWVGA; translated from the coding sequence ATGGCACATTCGTACGATCACCCCGGCGAACTCGCGGCCGCCAACCCCATCCGGCTGCTCGCCGTCCGTGACACCCCCCTCTCCGTGGACGAGGTGTTCGGGGCGGTGGGCGATGCCGCGGCGGGCGGTACGGCGCTGTTCGTGGGCACCGTGCGCAATCACGACGGGGGCGCGGAGGTCGGCGCCCTCGGCTATTCCGCGCATCCGACCGCCGAGGCCGAGCTGCGCCGGGTGGCCGAGAAGGTCGCGGCCGACTTCCCGGTCCGCGCGCTGGCCGCCGTGCACCGGGTGGGCGATCTGGCGATCGGCGATCTGGCCGTGGTGGTGGCCGTCTCCTGCCCGCACCGCGCGGAGGCGTTCGCCGCCTGCCGCCGTCTGATCGACGACCTCAAGCGCGAGGTACCGATCTGGAAGCACCAGTCTTTCGCGGACGGGACAGAGGAATGGGTGGGCGCGTAG
- a CDS encoding TerD family protein, protein MAREFQRGHKARISDLTAGRDLYVGVQIAGPGLTFDISCFGLDADERLSDDRYFIFFNQPKSPEEAIQQLGAQAGDTDSFRVTLDSIPSTIHKLSFTATIDGAGQMSQIGPGYIRIVAGGEEVARYSFTGSEFSTERAVMLGDFYLKDVWRFAAVGQGFDGGLDALLRNFGGEVAEEEPAPAPAQGAAPGFAPPGQAAPAPGFAPPAATAAPAAPAPPAPAFGAPQGTLPQGTPPQGMPPQGVPAPGTPPQGTPHGTSPQGVQPPAPGTPQMHGAPTIAAPIAPPGPGQVPPPGQVPPPPPPGQFPGQQAPFGQPGQTPPAPAPYGQPPAQPYPGQAGQPGQPGQPAPYGQQQAMGVPQGGGGAPGLQAALAQYREAPTGQRWTPQNPRLMRVDLGVGGQPVLARQGTMVLYQGKVDFSYKGAGFRGRIVGNATGQEMQLMRCSGQGQVFLAENAAELHPIELQGDAICVAAENVLAFDESLHHEVRRIEGHGIPGGALFTMQFQGTGTVVVKTEGTPVVLPVTPTTFADSNAIVAWSAGSQVIISSQVRLRRSAYPGHSGETVNLQFRGAPGNFIVVQPYEV, encoded by the coding sequence ATGGCCAGGGAATTCCAGCGCGGCCACAAGGCCAGGATCAGTGATCTGACGGCCGGGAGGGATCTGTACGTCGGGGTGCAGATCGCCGGTCCCGGTCTGACGTTCGACATCAGCTGCTTCGGGCTCGACGCGGACGAGCGGCTGTCGGACGACCGCTACTTCATCTTCTTCAACCAGCCGAAATCCCCTGAAGAAGCGATACAGCAACTCGGGGCGCAGGCCGGTGACACGGATTCGTTCCGCGTCACGCTCGACAGCATCCCCTCCACCATCCACAAGCTCTCCTTCACCGCGACCATCGACGGCGCCGGGCAGATGTCGCAGATCGGCCCGGGCTATATCCGGATCGTCGCGGGCGGTGAGGAGGTGGCCCGGTACTCCTTCACCGGTTCGGAGTTCAGCACCGAACGCGCGGTGATGCTGGGCGACTTCTACCTCAAGGACGTCTGGCGGTTCGCCGCCGTCGGGCAGGGCTTCGACGGCGGACTGGACGCGCTGCTCAGGAACTTCGGCGGTGAGGTTGCCGAGGAGGAGCCCGCCCCCGCGCCCGCCCAGGGCGCCGCGCCCGGTTTCGCGCCGCCCGGCCAGGCGGCCCCCGCCCCGGGCTTCGCACCCCCGGCCGCGACCGCTGCCCCGGCCGCACCGGCGCCGCCCGCTCCCGCCTTCGGCGCTCCCCAGGGAACGCTGCCCCAGGGCACGCCGCCTCAGGGGATGCCGCCCCAAGGGGTGCCCGCCCCGGGTACGCCCCCGCAGGGAACGCCCCACGGCACGTCCCCGCAGGGCGTTCAGCCGCCCGCCCCCGGCACCCCGCAGATGCACGGCGCCCCGACCATCGCCGCACCCATCGCGCCGCCCGGCCCCGGCCAGGTGCCGCCGCCTGGGCAGGTGCCCCCGCCCCCACCGCCGGGCCAGTTCCCGGGCCAGCAGGCCCCCTTCGGACAGCCGGGCCAGACCCCGCCCGCCCCCGCGCCGTACGGCCAGCCGCCCGCCCAGCCGTACCCCGGCCAGGCCGGCCAGCCCGGTCAGCCGGGCCAGCCCGCTCCTTACGGTCAGCAGCAGGCCATGGGCGTCCCCCAGGGCGGCGGTGGCGCGCCCGGGCTCCAGGCCGCGCTCGCCCAGTACCGCGAGGCGCCCACCGGCCAGCGCTGGACGCCGCAGAACCCCCGGCTGATGCGGGTCGACCTCGGCGTCGGCGGGCAGCCCGTGCTCGCCCGCCAGGGCACGATGGTGCTCTACCAGGGCAAGGTCGACTTCAGCTACAAGGGCGCCGGCTTCCGTGGCCGGATCGTCGGCAACGCGACCGGCCAGGAGATGCAGCTGATGCGCTGCAGCGGCCAGGGCCAGGTCTTCCTCGCCGAGAACGCCGCGGAACTCCACCCGATCGAGCTCCAGGGCGACGCCATCTGTGTCGCCGCCGAGAACGTGCTCGCCTTCGACGAATCGCTGCACCACGAGGTGCGCCGGATCGAGGGCCACGGCATCCCCGGCGGCGCGCTGTTCACCATGCAGTTCCAGGGCACCGGCACCGTCGTGGTGAAGACCGAGGGCACCCCGGTCGTCCTCCCCGTCACCCCGACCACCTTCGCCGACAGCAACGCCATCGTGGCGTGGTCCGCCGGATCCCAGGTGATCATCTCCAGCCAGGTGCGGCTGCGCCGCAGCGCCTATCCCGGCCACAGCGGGGAGACCGTGAACCTCCAGTTCCGTGGCGCGCCCGGCAACTTCATCGTCGTCCAGCCCTACGAGGTCTGA
- a CDS encoding AIM24 family protein: protein MDQQMISGFAPAPVAARMENHGASMLKVAMQSGQDLFARTGSMVAYEGFVQYEPNPPAVRQMASQWLTGEGAPLMRCSGDGLLYLADYGANVVCINLNGDALSVNGTNLLAFDAHLKWGVERVKGIAKFAGQGLFNVGVSGTGWVALTSRGTPIVVDCGRGEDETYVDPDALVAWSSGLKVKGKRSFKASSLIGRGSGEAYQLGFSGQGFVVVQPSEDSTDRLRARG, encoded by the coding sequence ATGGACCAGCAAATGATCTCGGGCTTCGCACCCGCCCCGGTCGCCGCCCGGATGGAGAACCACGGCGCCAGCATGCTCAAGGTCGCCATGCAGAGCGGCCAGGACCTCTTCGCCCGCACCGGCTCGATGGTGGCCTACGAGGGCTTCGTCCAGTACGAGCCCAATCCGCCCGCGGTACGTCAGATGGCCTCCCAGTGGCTGACCGGCGAGGGCGCCCCGCTGATGCGGTGCAGCGGCGACGGGCTGCTCTACCTCGCCGACTACGGGGCCAACGTCGTCTGCATCAACCTCAACGGGGACGCGCTGTCGGTCAACGGCACCAATCTCCTCGCCTTCGACGCGCACCTCAAGTGGGGCGTCGAACGGGTCAAGGGCATCGCCAAGTTCGCCGGGCAGGGCCTGTTCAACGTGGGCGTCTCCGGCACCGGCTGGGTCGCCCTGACCTCCCGCGGCACCCCCATCGTGGTCGACTGCGGCCGCGGTGAGGACGAGACCTATGTGGACCCGGACGCGCTCGTGGCCTGGTCCTCCGGGCTCAAGGTGAAGGGCAAGCGCAGCTTCAAGGCGTCGTCCCTGATCGGCCGGGGCAGCGGCGAGGCGTATCAGCTCGGCTTCTCCGGGCAGGGCTTCGTCGTCGTACAGCCCAGTGAGGACAGCACCGACCGGCTCCGGGCCCGGGGCTGA